One part of the Gadus macrocephalus chromosome 8, ASM3116895v1 genome encodes these proteins:
- the LOC132462700 gene encoding 5'-AMP-activated protein kinase subunit gamma-1-like isoform X2 produces MKRFGSLRRSKKRKEQDGLASRGQSQSPGPPGSGGSSLPSTPIQVSTPPQASTTPPQASSQPLFPQAPQPSSPTAERLSLRSRSRSLSCTAPDLGHRLSLPRTKPPLVPSPGPATPTATSHHVHGLFEGMLEKLDIDDDAAAEPESDIYMRFMKSHKCYDIVPTSSKLVVFDTALQVKKAFFALVANGVRAAPLWDTEKQSFVGMLTITDFIIILHRYYKSPMVQIYELEEHKLETWREVYLQATFKPLVNISPDASLFDAVYTLIKNKIHRLPVIDPVTGNALYILTHKRILKFLQLFVCEMPKPAFMKQTLGELGIGTYNQIAFIHPDTPIIKALNIFVERRVSALPVVDESGKVVDIYSKFDVINLAAEKTYNNLDITVTQALKHRSQYFEGVMKCHKLETLETIVDRIVKAEVHRLVVVDERSSIEGIISLSDILQALVLSPADASREEKLAE; encoded by the exons ATGAAGAGGTTCGGTAGTCTGCGTCGGAGCAAGAAGCGCAAGGAGCAGGATGGGCTGGCAAGCAGAGGGCAGTCCCAGTCCCCCGGTCCGCCCG gcTCTGGTGGCTCGtcactcccctccacccccatccaggtgtccacccccccccaggcgTCCACCACCCCCCCGCAGGCCTCCAGCCAGCCGCTGTTCCCCCAGGCGCCCCAGCCCAGCTCCCCGACGGCCGAGCGTCTCAGCCTgcgctcccgctcccgctcgCTGTCCTGCACGGCGCCCGACCTGGGCCACCGGCTCAGCCTCCCGCGCACCAAGCCCCCCCTCGTCCCGTCGCCCGGCCCCGCCACGCCCACCGCTACCTCGCACCAC GTGCACGGGTTATTCGAAGGCATGCTGGAGAAACTTGACATAGATGATGACG CTGCTGCTGAACCAGAGAGTGATATCTACATGCGCTTCATGAAGTCCCACAAGTGCTACGACATCGTGCCCACCAGCTCCAAGTTGGTGGTATTCGACACCGCACTCCAA GTTAAGAAAGCTTTCTTTGCGCTGGTGGCCAATGGCGTGCGAGCAGCCCCACTGTGGGACACGGAGAAGCAGAGCTTTGTGG GGATGTTGACGATCACAGATTTCATCATCATCCTACACCGATACTACAAATCACCCATG GTGCAAATCTACGAGTTGGAGGAACATAAGCTGGAGACGTGGAGAG AGGTGTATCTACAAGCGACATTCAAGCCCCTGGTGAATATATCACCTGATGCAAG CCTGTTTGACGCAGTGTACACCCTCATCAAAAACAAAATTCACCGGTTGCCTGTCATCGACCCTGTCACAGGGAATGCACTTTACATCCTCACGCACAAGAGGATTCTCAAGTTCCTCCAGCTCTTT GTGTGTGAAATGCCAAAGCCAGCGTTCATGAAGCAGACGCTGGGGGAGCTGGGCATCGGCACGTACAACCAGATCGCCTTCATCCACCCGGACACGCCCATCATCAAAGCCCTCAACATCTTCGTGGAGCGGAGGGTGTCTGCGCTGCCCGTGGTGGACGAGAGCG GCAAGGTGGTGGATATTTACTCCAAGTTTGACGTCATC AACTTGGCGGCGGAGAAGACGTACAACAACCTGGACATCACGGTGACCCAGGCGCTGAAGCACCGCTCGCAGTACTTTGAGGGAGTCATGAAGTGCCACAAGCTGGAGACCCTGGAGACCATTGTGGACCGCATAGTGAAGGCTGAA GTCCAtcgtctggtggtggtggacgagCGCTCCAGCATCGAGGGGATCATCTCCCTGTCGGACATCCTGCAGGCCCTGGTGCTCAGTCCCGCAG acgCTTCCAGAGAAGAGAAGCTTGCAGAGTGA
- the LOC132462700 gene encoding 5'-AMP-activated protein kinase subunit gamma-2-like isoform X3, which produces MLEKLDIDDDAAAEPESDIYMRFMKSHKCYDIVPTSSKLVVFDTALQVKKAFFALVANGVRAAPLWDTEKQSFVGMLTITDFIIILHRYYKSPMVQIYELEEHKLETWREVYLQATFKPLVNISPDASLFDAVYTLIKNKIHRLPVIDPVTGNALYILTHKRILKFLQLFVCEMPKPAFMKQTLGELGIGTYNQIAFIHPDTPIIKALNIFVERRVSALPVVDESGKVVDIYSKFDVINLAAEKTYNNLDITVTQALKHRSQYFEGVMKCHKLETLETIVDRIVKAEVHRLVVVDERSSIEGIISLSDILQALVLSPADASREEKLAE; this is translated from the exons ATGCTGGAGAAACTTGACATAGATGATGACG CTGCTGCTGAACCAGAGAGTGATATCTACATGCGCTTCATGAAGTCCCACAAGTGCTACGACATCGTGCCCACCAGCTCCAAGTTGGTGGTATTCGACACCGCACTCCAA GTTAAGAAAGCTTTCTTTGCGCTGGTGGCCAATGGCGTGCGAGCAGCCCCACTGTGGGACACGGAGAAGCAGAGCTTTGTGG GGATGTTGACGATCACAGATTTCATCATCATCCTACACCGATACTACAAATCACCCATG GTGCAAATCTACGAGTTGGAGGAACATAAGCTGGAGACGTGGAGAG AGGTGTATCTACAAGCGACATTCAAGCCCCTGGTGAATATATCACCTGATGCAAG CCTGTTTGACGCAGTGTACACCCTCATCAAAAACAAAATTCACCGGTTGCCTGTCATCGACCCTGTCACAGGGAATGCACTTTACATCCTCACGCACAAGAGGATTCTCAAGTTCCTCCAGCTCTTT GTGTGTGAAATGCCAAAGCCAGCGTTCATGAAGCAGACGCTGGGGGAGCTGGGCATCGGCACGTACAACCAGATCGCCTTCATCCACCCGGACACGCCCATCATCAAAGCCCTCAACATCTTCGTGGAGCGGAGGGTGTCTGCGCTGCCCGTGGTGGACGAGAGCG GCAAGGTGGTGGATATTTACTCCAAGTTTGACGTCATC AACTTGGCGGCGGAGAAGACGTACAACAACCTGGACATCACGGTGACCCAGGCGCTGAAGCACCGCTCGCAGTACTTTGAGGGAGTCATGAAGTGCCACAAGCTGGAGACCCTGGAGACCATTGTGGACCGCATAGTGAAGGCTGAA GTCCAtcgtctggtggtggtggacgagCGCTCCAGCATCGAGGGGATCATCTCCCTGTCGGACATCCTGCAGGCCCTGGTGCTCAGTCCCGCAG acgCTTCCAGAGAAGAGAAGCTTGCAGAGTGA